From a region of the Heptranchias perlo isolate sHepPer1 unplaced genomic scaffold, sHepPer1.hap1 HAP1_SCAFFOLD_723, whole genome shotgun sequence genome:
- the LOC137318731 gene encoding apoptosis-associated speck-like protein containing a CARD — MPRAARQILVDALDNLERHGFRRFKQHLTEAEVERDFSRIPRGRLEGADTVDVVNLMISYYREEFAGRLAVQLLREINERSIADGLEGDLNPGGAVVRGAGAKPQGTVVHPVEKHFIQIVQNFNSVDAVLDSLLARQILTTEHYDKIRSYPTRQEKSRELCVIVRGRGSQAKDALWDAMVDIDPFFTNNLSGQ; from the exons ATGCCAAGGGCCGCCCGCCAGATCCTGGTGGACGCTTTGGACAACTTGGAAAGGCACGGCTTCAGGCGTTTCAAGCAGCACCTGACCGAGGCCGAGGTGGAGAGAGACTTCAGCCGAATCCCTCGGGGCAGACTTGAGGGGGCCGACACGGTGGACGTCGTCAACCTGATGATCAGCTACTACCGGGAGGAATTCGCTGGGCGCCTGGCTGTGCAGCTTCTCAGGGAGATAAACGAGAGGAGCATCGCGGATGGTCTGGAGGGAGACCTCAACCCCGGTGGGGCCGTGGTGAGAGGGGCAGGCGCAAAGCCCCAGGGCACAG tcgtGCATCCAGTGGAGAAACACTTCATCCAGATCGTGCAAAACTTCAACTCGGTCGACGCGGTGCTGGACAGCCTGCTGGCCCGCCAAATCTTGACCACCGAGCATTACGACAAGATCCGTTCGTACCCCACCAGGCAGGAGAAGAGCCGGGAACTCTGCGTGATCGTCCGGGGTCGAGGGTCGCAGGCCAAGGACGCGCTCTGGGACGCCATGGTCGACATTGACCCTTTCTTCACCAACAACCTGAGCGGGCAATGA